The genomic stretch TAGCTGTTGAACAGCACCGCGATGACCATCATGGCGCCCATGAACAGCTTGAACCAGTCGGTGTCGATGCCGGTGTAGAAGATGCCCATCTGCACGACGCCGAAGATCAGGGCGCCGAACATGGCGCCGATGGCCGAGCCATAGCCGCCGGTGAGCAGCGTGCCGCCGATGACGACGGCGATGATGGCCTCGAACTCCTTCTGCGTGCCGCGCAGCGTGTCGGCCGAGCCGGTGACCAGCACCTGGATCGCCGCGAACAGGGCGGCGGCGAGCGCCGTCATGACGAACAGCGTGATCTTGGTGCGTGCCACCGGCACGCCGAGATTGCGTGCGGCATTGGCTTCGCCGCCGGCGGCAAAAATCCAGTTCCCGAAGCGGCTGCGCGTCAACAGCCATGTGCAGGCCAGTGTCAGCACGATCCACCAGACGATCGACACCGGAATGCCTGAGATCGACGGCAGACCATCCGCTCGCTTGCCGATCAGGCCGATGTCGGCAAGCCGGGCGATCAGGCCGGGGAACACCTGGCCAGAGAACAGGCTGTTGAGGGGATCA from Mesorhizobium sp. 113-3-3 encodes the following:
- a CDS encoding ABC transporter permease; amino-acid sequence: MVSEIRDERVRSVSRLSRLLSRPELGAAAGTVLVFVFFAITAGSTGLFSAKGIVNFLEVSAQLGILAAPVALLMIAGEFDLSVGSMIGFAGILIAIPAVFWGWPIWLSLLFTFAVCGGIGALNGLAVVRTGLPSFIVTLGSLFMLRGLTLGLTRGISGRTQVSGVHELAQNDPLNSLFSGQVFPGLIARLADIGLIGKRADGLPSISGIPVSIVWWIVLTLACTWLLTRSRFGNWIFAAGGEANAARNLGVPVARTKITLFVMTALAAALFAAIQVLVTGSADTLRGTQKEFEAIIAVVIGGTLLTGGYGSAIGAMFGALIFGVVQMGIFYTGIDTDWFKLFMGAMMVIAVLFNSYVRNRAMRSR